A portion of the Sphaerochaeta pleomorpha str. Grapes genome contains these proteins:
- a CDS encoding 3-ketoacyl-ACP reductase: protein MNKKGCAIVSGSSRGIGLAIARQLGLDGYSIVLTGRGERESYDFSFFKENNIAHIYVQGDIATAETQKELVREAIAAFGRISILVNNAGVAPLKRTDLLDMEEASFDRLIEINTKAPLFLTQRVANTMLQYKREHAIGNNEKVGTIVNVTSCSSTVASVNRGEYCISKAAESMITTLFAARLAEENILVHEVRPGVILTDMTKGVKEKYDRLIEQGLFPMQRWGTAEDVANAVSLLCDDKMTYSTGNFIDVDGGFHIPRL from the coding sequence ATGAATAAGAAAGGATGTGCAATTGTCAGTGGAAGCAGCCGGGGAATTGGATTGGCCATCGCCCGGCAGTTGGGCCTTGATGGCTATTCGATCGTATTGACCGGTAGGGGAGAGCGAGAATCGTATGATTTCTCGTTTTTCAAGGAGAACAACATTGCCCATATCTATGTCCAGGGTGATATTGCAACTGCTGAAACACAAAAAGAACTGGTAAGAGAAGCTATAGCAGCATTTGGTAGAATTTCGATTTTGGTAAACAACGCAGGAGTTGCCCCGCTAAAAAGGACCGACCTGCTGGATATGGAAGAAGCTAGTTTTGACCGGTTGATCGAAATAAATACCAAGGCACCCTTGTTTCTCACACAAAGGGTAGCAAATACAATGTTACAGTATAAAAGGGAACATGCTATCGGTAACAATGAGAAAGTGGGAACCATTGTGAATGTCACTTCCTGCTCTTCTACCGTTGCTTCAGTAAACAGGGGAGAATATTGTATTTCCAAGGCTGCAGAGTCGATGATCACCACCTTGTTTGCAGCCCGATTGGCAGAAGAGAATATCCTTGTCCATGAAGTGCGACCGGGGGTAATCCTTACCGATATGACCAAGGGGGTCAAGGAAAAATATGATCGTTTGATAGAACAAGGATTGTTTCCTATGCAACGGTGGGGGACAGCAGAGGATGTTGCAAACGCAGTCAGCCTGCTCTGTGATGATAAAATGACCTATTCTACTGGCAATTTCATTGATGTAGACGGTGGATTCCATATTCCGAGGTTGTAA
- a CDS encoding TrmB family transcriptional regulator, with protein MDTNLENLSGLGFTPLEANMYITLLKEGEMSGYKLAKAIGISRSSVYAALEGMYKKGLVSKVKDEVSSYIAMNPSVLCKQLKHTFIANADEAEQQLMGLYEDKREERFTNLHGFDSIVTSVREMLLSSYKEVYLNTDFDLNLFRSEFMILQGRKVRIIVFSFASLDTKDLDIELYSHDDTACEGEKPSRIMLVVDCDKALVADTYKKRGTWLGTVTNNALFVSIVAEHIHHDIYLYKLKRQKGSEVVDETMKIDTILERRYHATEPNEQ; from the coding sequence ATGGATACTAATTTGGAGAATCTTTCCGGTCTTGGCTTTACCCCTTTGGAAGCAAATATGTATATAACGTTGCTCAAGGAAGGGGAAATGTCTGGCTATAAGCTGGCCAAGGCAATAGGGATTTCGCGTTCTTCGGTCTATGCAGCCTTGGAAGGTATGTATAAAAAAGGCCTTGTCAGTAAAGTCAAGGATGAGGTTTCTTCCTATATTGCCATGAATCCTTCGGTTTTATGCAAACAACTGAAACATACCTTTATCGCGAATGCAGACGAAGCCGAACAACAACTGATGGGCCTATATGAGGACAAACGGGAAGAACGCTTTACCAATCTCCATGGATTCGATTCCATAGTAACATCAGTGAGGGAAATGCTCCTTTCTTCTTATAAGGAAGTCTACCTCAATACTGATTTTGATTTGAACCTGTTTCGTTCTGAATTCATGATATTGCAAGGCAGAAAGGTCAGGATAATCGTATTCTCCTTTGCTTCCTTAGACACCAAGGATTTGGACATAGAACTCTATTCCCATGATGATACTGCCTGTGAAGGTGAAAAACCTTCAAGGATCATGCTGGTAGTCGACTGTGACAAGGCTCTGGTCGCCGACACGTATAAAAAACGGGGAACCTGGCTTGGGACTGTGACCAATAACGCTTTGTTTGTCTCGATTGTTGCCGAGCATATTCACCATGATATCTACCTGTATAAACTCAAACGGCAAAAGGGTAGTGAGGTTGTCGATGAGACAATGAAAATAGATACAATCCTTGAGAGAAGATATCATGCAACAGAACCAAACGAACAGTAA
- a CDS encoding MATE family efflux transporter, producing MQQNQTNSKNQVLVLALPVTLQSLFQSSLGIIDQLMVGQLGTESIAAVGMGSKFANLYTVSLAAIGTAASIMMAQYYGQKNTKGVSKAFFINTLYAFILMILFAVPALFFPHSILSLYTNESAVIPLASDYLFLIGLGFPPLLITMMLANHMRNVGYPNLPMVSGSISVVANTLLNFLLIFGSLGFPRLGLKGAAVATTFTRYLECVLLLLLFLKIQKKTPFKITWEPGIFRDFALPAFLIGLPVLVNEFLWGFGETVYAVIYGHMGTQAMAAMTLTFPVQGLSIGLFSGVSTAAAILIGNLLGKKEEERAYALTKDFMKWTVFGSLGLGMLLVLATPFYVKLFKVNLETYSLGVTTLKVFCVALWIKVSNMVLGGIVRSGGKTHYTLFLDMLGTWGIGVPLGFVAAFIWNLPLPWVYALITFEELVRFALGIMVIRTKKWMGTLR from the coding sequence ATGCAACAGAACCAAACGAACAGTAAAAACCAAGTACTTGTACTTGCTCTTCCGGTAACCTTACAAAGCCTTTTCCAGTCTTCCCTTGGTATTATCGATCAGTTAATGGTAGGACAGCTGGGGACTGAAAGCATAGCAGCTGTAGGGATGGGGAGCAAATTTGCGAATCTCTATACAGTTTCCCTTGCAGCTATCGGTACTGCTGCATCCATTATGATGGCGCAGTACTACGGTCAGAAAAATACGAAAGGGGTAAGCAAAGCCTTCTTCATCAATACACTATATGCCTTCATCCTCATGATCCTTTTTGCAGTGCCGGCACTTTTCTTTCCTCATAGTATACTATCACTCTATACCAACGAGTCTGCGGTGATTCCCTTGGCCTCTGACTACCTGTTTCTCATCGGACTTGGTTTTCCCCCGCTACTTATCACTATGATGCTTGCAAACCACATGCGTAATGTGGGATACCCAAACCTACCCATGGTTAGCGGTAGTATTTCCGTGGTTGCAAACACCCTTTTGAATTTTCTTTTAATCTTTGGTTCTCTCGGGTTTCCCCGCCTTGGCTTGAAAGGGGCTGCTGTGGCAACGACTTTCACCAGATATTTGGAATGTGTGCTCCTTCTTCTGCTTTTTCTGAAAATCCAGAAGAAAACGCCCTTCAAAATTACGTGGGAACCTGGGATCTTTCGCGATTTTGCGTTACCAGCCTTCCTTATTGGATTACCTGTGCTGGTAAATGAGTTTCTCTGGGGATTCGGAGAGACAGTATATGCGGTTATCTATGGCCACATGGGTACCCAGGCGATGGCTGCGATGACTTTAACCTTTCCTGTCCAAGGACTCTCTATCGGGCTGTTTTCAGGTGTCTCTACCGCAGCCGCTATTTTGATCGGAAACCTGCTTGGCAAAAAAGAAGAAGAACGCGCCTATGCGCTCACCAAAGATTTTATGAAATGGACGGTATTCGGGAGCCTTGGTCTGGGAATGCTTTTGGTTCTAGCTACTCCTTTCTATGTGAAGCTGTTCAAGGTAAACCTGGAGACCTATTCTCTTGGAGTAACCACACTCAAGGTGTTTTGCGTAGCTTTATGGATAAAAGTTTCCAATATGGTTCTTGGGGGAATAGTACGCAGTGGAGGAAAAACCCACTACACGCTCTTTCTTGATATGCTGGGAACCTGGGGTATCGGTGTTCCTTTGGGGTTTGTTGCAGCCTTTATTTGGAATCTGCCACTGCCTTGGGTGTATGCGTTGATTACATTTGAAGAATTGGTACGGTTTGCATTGGGTATTATGGTGATACGAACAAAAAAATGGATGGGTACGCTTAGGTAA